The genomic window AAACATACGTTCACACATATATTGCTTAAAGTGGTAAACAAATCAATGTGAATGAATTATTATGTTGCAACATTGTTTAGAATTCTTAGTGTCAACCAGTTGACTTGCTAAGTAACATGATTAACCAGATGGATAGCAATCATATACATTATACAATGCCGTCgacttaaaatattttaaggcTCTCTCGCTCGTtaaaaaagacagagagaaagagaattgTTGTTGTACTTTTAGTTtctcactaaaaaaaaagtatggcCGAATCATGGCTACATGATTTGAAACTGACCGAGAAAAATGAGTGCTATTGTGccaaatataattattttggcAAATCTTGCGTTtattttcattcaaatttGGAAACTCTTTAAATTTCGTGTTAATTGAATATCGAGGGGAATCGTATATCAAATTCACATGTCTAAGACTATTCACACTTAAATGCACTTGGTCCACGTGTCCTGCTTCTACGCATACACGTGGCAGAGGATCTCTTATGGTGTGAACGCGATTATTCCTATGTGTCTCTAAGATTAAACAAGTAATGGAAATTTTGAGCATTCGTAATCCTTTTTCCCTAACGTATTCGTAATCTAATCGGCTATGAATCAATCCATATTCACCAGAATCCATAATATAATCAATTATTCAGCAATAATTACGGTTGGTCCACACAAATATAGACCCACTCACCTTCACCTACAACTTCCAGTTGCAGTCAATACTCTGCATctccctctttctctctcgctaTATATAGTTTACACACACGCCACTACCCAAATACAAAGCACTGACTTCTTCCATTAACAAGCTTTTCTTCGtttatcatcaccatcaccatcatcatcatcatcatcatcgtcatcatcatcatcatcatcatgacgTATGAGAACAATAGTGTACCAAGAATTGTAATCAAGAAAGTTCTAGCAAAGCTTGAGAAGGAAGGTGAAGGAGCTGTCGTTAGAAATGGCATCACAAAGTgagttctcttcttcttctttctcaaaagcAAAATCCAATGCCTTCACCTTCaagtttcatatatttttttttctttttgggttgATTCAGGATTGACCAGAAGTTATTGGACCCGTTCGTGTTGCTAGTTGAATTTTCCTGTAAGTTTCTTCCTTCCCCCGAATCTGTCAATTAAAAGTGTGGTTCTTTTATTATGTTAGCATGTCATAATCATTTGCTCTGTTTGTTGATCAGTTTCACTCTCAGCTGGATTCCCAGATCATCCTCACAGAGGTCAATTTCACATATACCTTCTTACACACGAAGTTGCTCTGTTCTGAAATGTCTATAATGTAATTGATCAACTGTGTGCAGGTTTTGAAAGTGTTACATACATGCTACAGGGAGGTATCATTCACAAAGATCCTAAAGGTCATAAAGGTACAATTCAAGCCGGAGATGTTCaggtgaaaacaaaaacagaacacaaacaaagaacaCTCGAATACTCTCtgagttttcttgtttcactCAATTTTGACTTTGATTGACAGTGGATGACAGCAGGAAGAGGAATCATTCATTCCGAATTTccggaagaagaagtaaacaaTGGTTTACAGCTTTGGATCAATCTCCCTTCCACTGAAAAAATGTATAAGATCAATCTTTAGTATCATCTCTTCTCAGAAAGAGTTCCAGTCTTGAATCTCTCTGTTCCTTGATTTTGACAGGACTGAACCAAAATATAAGGAACTATCGAGTTTAGACATTCCTCGAGCAGAAGAAAACGGAGTTGAGGTCAAAGTCATAGCCGGAGATTCAATGGGAATCAAATCTCCAGTCTACACAAGAACACCAACAATGTTCCTTGACTTTACCCTCAAGCCAGGATCTCAAACCCACCAAACCGTTCCAGAATCATGGACCGCTTTCGCTTACATTATAGAAGGCGATGAAGGTGTTTTCGGTTCCTTGAACTCTTCCGCAATATCGGCCCACCATGTTGTTGTGTTTGGGCCAGGGGATTTAGTTAGCGTGTGGAACAAGTCAACTTCGAGGTCATTGAGGTTTTTGTTGATTGCAGGGGAACCTATCGGCGAGCCTGTGGTTCAGTGTGGTCCCTTTGTGATGAATTCACAGGCGGAGATCGATATGGCTTTTGATGACTATCAGAATGCTAAGAACGGGTTTGAAATGGCCAAGTGTTAGAGGTTACAGTGAAAAGagtttgtaaacaaaaaccattctgattattttggattttgttgtctttattCCACATTCAAGATGAGATCAATGTTAGGGGCTATAATATCAACCATCTCTTTCATAAAGTCGATTAGACTCGAGATCGTATTACAGCTTTGACTACAAATGGATCAGGAAAGCTTGAGACAAATGAAAACATGTTCACAATTTCAACTTCTATGTCACTAATCCACCATATGGGCATTAAAACAGAGTGACACAACCATACTAAAACATGTTAAATACTCACAAGCTTGCTTAATATAACTCCTTATCACCAAGAAACTGTAATCACATCATAATTCTTTAAGGAGATAATGACTCATAAACCTTTTTCAATACAACAGAAGAACgaaagcaaacaaaagataagTAACATTCACCATCAAAAGGACAAATAGATATGCACCAAAGTAAGAATAAAAGGCTGAAACAAGAGAAACTTGGTTTTCAGTTTTAGACCTAAGAAGCCTGAAATATAAAGATTCTTCTAAAAAATAAGAGCAATCCATTAAATCGATGAGGAAGAGGGTAAAGTAACTGACAAGGTGAGGTTATCGGAGATTACTTGGACCTTGCACTTTGCTGAAGCTACTCCAGGAATTTCCTGAAGTTGCTTGGATACTTTAACAAGGTTATCGTCAACTGATGTATCGTAGTATATATTGAGCTGTTCAAGATGCGGCATTAACTCCAAGAAGTGCTTGGTTTGCTCTAATTCTGTCTTGTCATTAATTTCCCCAAACTTCAATATCTCTAGAACCTTCACCGGACTTGATGATAGGCAAGTATGAATATTCTCCGGAGGTTTGCACGGGCACATGTCTCCACATCTATCCGTAGCTTTGTGGAGGAGTCCCTGAAACAACAAATGAAACGTTATGTATAGTTGTTTCTCACGACTGAAAAATGTGTCACATGATGTCTTAAAAGGGTTTGATTTGTACTTGGAAGACGAGGGTTTTTAGATTTGGACAATTCTTGAGCAGATTCGGCAATGAATCCCATCCAACTTTTGTGTTACTTTCAATGGTTAAACGAGTCAGGTTGTTGAATATCGGTATTGCTTTGCAGCGGAATGTAAGTacctgaaacaaaaccaaatcaattaTTGGAACATCATCACTCATTTGCAATCATTGACACAAACCCTTAAGCAATAAGCCACCTAACAGAACCATTGTTTGTcgtcttctttaattttctaagtagctaaaaatactaaaagagTGTGAGAAGAGATGGGATTAATATACAGACCTCAACAGTGCTCGCATATAAGTAAAGAACCTGAACATTGCGTATTCCCATAAGTAGATCAGTTGCATCACCGACCATAGCATATTCTATAAGTGGGAAGGGGAAGCCAAAAGGGACTTGTATTGGATTTTCTGACTCTTCATATCCCACTCGAAGACCGAGCCTAGCTTCAACAAGCGAATCGAAATTCACTTTTTCATACTTTAATGCAACAGTATCGGTATATTCAAAGTAGACAAGAGCCGGATTATCAAATGTGACACTCGGTGGTGGGTTGTTCCAACCCTCCTCGGTAAAAAACGTTAGTCTCTTGAGGGTTGGGATAGACGCAGAGCAAGACTCCCAAAAATTCCACACCACATCAATCATAACTAATTCCTCAAGCACATGACAACCAGAAAGAAGCTTAGCCAAACAAATTATCTGGTAATCTAACTCAACCGAATCAAGATAGAGAGTCTTGAGCTTTGGAAGGGAAACATCTCCCACGTCAATGACGAGACTTCCAAAGGCGAGACCATTTCTAGCCTCTATTCTCAGCCTAACCAGTGACTTGCTCACAAATACTTTTGAAGGAAACAGATAAGTCGTATCTGATGCAATGCTTAAATCAAGTTCCGATACACTAAGCTCCAACGTATTCAATATCCAACGCGTGACACCAACACCGTCAACACCATTTCCACACTTTAAAGAGAATTTGTTTACATGGGAATTTCCCCTCAAAGCCAGTACTCTATCCACGAAATCCATAAAACTCGTATGAATCTCAGTCTCTTCTTGGTTACCCATATCAGGTTGCATACGTACCGgatcatcaaaatcaagattGGGTACGAAAGCAAAGAAATACCGCCATTTTCTCGAGAGAAGCGATGTTATAGCAGCTTCTTTAGTTGAAAGGAACGACAATATGTGGTAAATAAGAGCTTCTGGTAGACTGTTGATTATATCTTTGGGACCAATATTCAACTTTTTCGAATTCATAGTGACAGATCTCAACAGTTACTTACAACCTAAAAATTCACATGATGATCGTGTAAGTGATTTGATCCAATGATATAAGAAGCTTAAAGTGATCACAACTAAAggatcaaaaaaattattaaaaaaaaatctaagaatCAAACAGAAATACACAAAAGCAAATTCCtgtagacaaaaaaacaaaaaaaaaactttcgaCATCAGAGGAGCATAAGATcgaaagaagaaatagaagaaactCACTTGGGAGCATAAAAATCAGACGAATATTGAGAACTCGATTGCGAGAGGGAAGTGAAAGAGAACATTAGGGTTTTGGCTTGTGCCCTAGAGTGAGATGCAAATGTGGCGGGACGAGTGATTTATAAGTGATCGAAcattagggtttcgttttaTAAAACCTCTTTAGTTAATTTCGGTTTTATACAAGAACccaaaatttaccaaaaaaaatatctaaatcgATCGAATTTATACAGAAAAGAGTTCGATTTCCTccttaatttttatatttagtacTTGCACGCAAATATATAGCATATCTTAACAAGTTGCTCACCGTGGAGCAAATTAACAACTTGGAAGGCCTTGAGAGAACATGAAGTGTATACAACACAAAGAAAAGCGAAAATTGCATATTGAGAAGCAGAAAGAGGAAGACACATATTACATAACAGAGACcaaagtaaataattttgaaccaagaactaaaacaaaagctaTGTTATTGAAAAACTTGGAACCCTTGAGAAAACATCAAGTATATGCAAcacaaaaaggtaaaaaaatgCATATTGAAAAGCCGAAGGAGTAAGacaaagtgaagaagagaggcCAAACTAAATGCTTTAATTTCATGCTAAAAACTAGAACAAAAGCTTTGCTAATCTTCTCTTAGATAAAATGAGGCTGATCTCCCATGTAGGGGATCACCATCCCATGTAGGGGATCACCAAAGAAAGGATAAGTTGGTGCTGGTGTGATGAAGTTATCACAGATGATACCACCATAGAAAGGATAAGTTGGTGCGTTATCACAGATTAGTTGGACACTACACTTGGATGAAGATACTCTAGGAACTAGCCAGTCAAGTTGACTTTTCACACCTTCACTAATTCGTGTATTGTAGTGCAATATCATTTGTTCAAGATTCGGCATTGTCTCCAGGAAATACTTGACTAACTCCAGCTGCTTTTCCTCGTCACCAAAGTAAGAAGCAACTTCGCCAAACTTGAGTATCTTCAGAACCTTCACCGGACTTGATGATAGGCAACTACGAATGTCCTTTGAAGACTTGCATAGACACCCGTCAGTGTCCTGACATTTACTTGTAGATCTGTGATGGAGTCCCTAAATCATAGATGAAACAACTTTAAActctaaatttatttgaaaatttgtgttAGCATGTGCACTAGTAAAAGGATATGTTTTGGTACTTTGAAGACAAGGGTTTCTAGATTTGGACAGTTCTTGAGTAGAGCCGGCAATGATTCCCATCCTACATCTTTGTCAGTCTCAACAGTTAAGTGGATCAGCTTTTTGAATACCGGTATTGGTGCACAACAGAAAGTAAGCACctgaaaacataaaccaaacacTAATTCAAATTATTCGGTTGTTTgtcttgtttttaatttctaagtAGCGAAAACAAACCTCAAGAGCGTTAGAAAACAATTGAAGGATCCGAACATTGCTTATCCCCATAAAAAGATTGGTTGCATTTACGACCAAATCTCCATAGCTTGCATGTGCACGCTGATGATGTCTCATTCGAAGACCGATACTAGCTTCAACAAGTGAGTCGAAATTCACTACTTCATACTTGTCCGCAACGAGATCAAAGTATTCAAAGTAGACAAGATTTGGCGTGTCAAATGAAATACTACCCGGACTTCTATCCCAGTCTGAACAATGTACCGTTAGTCTCTTGAGGGTTTTGGAAGACATAGAGCGGTTCCAATAACCATCCCACCATAGATCACTCATAGTTAAATCCTCAAGGACTTGACATCCAGAAATGAGCTTGAGAAGGCAAGTATCACCGTCTCGAAACCAAATACTACTAAGATCGAGAGTCTTAAGCTTTGGAAGAAAAACATCTTCCAAATCAATGATGGTACAATTTTCAGTTCGTATTCTCAGCTTAACAAGTGACTTGCTCACAAAGACACTTGAAGGCATAGAAcgatttgaaacaaaattaccGCCTAAATCAAGATCCGATACTCCACGTTCTATCACATTTGATATCCATCTAAAGATGCATTCTCGATCAATACCATTTCGACAGTTGAGTGAGAACCTAACTAGAGTGGAATTACCCTGCAAACCCAATACTCTATCCACGAAATCCATGAACTTTCTATGAACCTCATTCATGTAAACCAATGGACTTTGCATCCATACCGAATCATCGAAATCAAGAATTGGTGCAAAAGCAAAGAGATAACGCCATTTTTCGGAGAGAAGTGATGTTAAAGCAGCTTCTTTTGTGGGAACGAAGGACAGTAAGTGGCAAATAAGAGCTTCTGGTAGATCGCTGATTATATCTTTGCAACATATATCATCCATCTTTGTTGAATTCATAGTGACAGATCTCAAACAGTTACGAACCTGATAAAATAACATGATATCGAGTAAACTATTAGATTAAAGAGTTTCAGATGCTTGACTAGTACAAAATTACGtacaaatcaaacagaaacaaaaccaacaaaagtaaaaatttcTAGACAAACATTAAATTTGGACAATAAGGAATCACAAAATAATCATCAGAAAAAAGCGGGAAGCTCACTTGGGAATTAGAACAGAGGgcatcaaaattaaaaagattgattGCGAGAGGGGCAGTGGAATagtaaattagggtttctgcAATCCTGGTCCAAaaattcagttttgtttttcgaaCTTATAGTGTGCAATGATGAGGACGAATCAGAGAAGTTTTCGAGGGTTTTCACATGTGATTATCATGTCACTTGCTCGGTGTATCCTAAGTTGTTACTGTTTATcctctctttaaaaaaatatttatagaaaaaacaaactttttttggattttttgtataatagattttgttttcttaacattgacaaaaaaaacattgaaaaaagattttgttttctcgtttACGAATATCAATCATCACCCCAAATCGATTACTTAATTAccaattatattaattttgatggACGTTAaccaattaaattaaattagattagattagatttacgtatcaaaagaaataaaaaaaaaatatttgaaccaggtttgattgttgttttgagtaagattttggttttagtttttttcaaaaatctatTCATGGTTTTGTAAAAGTTAGTTTCCCtaaaaaatagagaatttAGTTTTTGAGAGATTTAACCCATGTtaaagaagaaccaaaaccCCTCGTATACTGGTTTCTTTTCAACGTGTGTTCTTACTTTCATTTTCAGAGTTctatttctgatttttcaaaaaatatctGTATCTTTTTGTTAGCGTGTGGAATAAGTCAACCTCAAAGCCATTGAGGTTTCTGTTGATTGCAGGGGAACCGATCGGTAAACGAACTTGTGGATCAGTATGGTCCGTTTGTGATGAATCCGCAGGTGGAGATTGATATGACTATTGAGGACATTCACAATGTTAAGGACGGGTTTGCAAATGGCCAAGTgttgttcttttatttctggataataataacaattgctctgtttcagtcaattattattattattttttggtaaaactgTTTCAGTAAATTAGTTcgacttattttatttttgcagtGGCTTGTATAACAAACAACCAAGCAAAAGATAATTAATCGAGCATCCCcaataaagatgaaaaatcatcaaacaacACAAGTCACAAAAACTAAGAACAAAGGGGTAATTGAAGAGGAGAATCTTGTGGTTTAGCTAAGGACATCAGGGATTACTTGGATCTCGCAATTTGGTGAAGCTTCTCTAGCAAAGTTCTTAAGTTGGC from Arabidopsis thaliana chromosome 3, partial sequence includes these protein-coding regions:
- the PRN gene encoding pirin (pirin (PRN); CONTAINS InterPro DOMAIN/s: Pirin, C-terminal (InterPro:IPR008778), Pirin (InterPro:IPR012093), Cupin, RmlC-type (InterPro:IPR011051), Pirin, N-terminal (InterPro:IPR003829); BEST Arabidopsis thaliana protein match is: RmlC-like cupins superfamily protein (TAIR:AT2G43120.1); Has 7400 Blast hits to 7400 proteins in 1466 species: Archae - 64; Bacteria - 4668; Metazoa - 71; Fungi - 217; Plants - 125; Viruses - 0; Other Eukaryotes - 2255 (source: NCBI BLink).), which encodes MTYENNSVPRIVIKKVLAKLEKEGEGAVVRNGITKIDQKLLDPFVLLVEFSFSLSAGFPDHPHRGFESVTYMLQGGIIHKDPKGHKGTIQAGDVQWMTAGRGIIHSEFPEEEVNNGLQLWINLPSTEKMTEPKYKELSSLDIPRAEENGVEVKVIAGDSMGIKSPVYTRTPTMFLDFTLKPGSQTHQTVPESWTAFAYIIEGDEGVFGSLNSSAISAHHVVVFGPGDLVSVWNKSTSRSLRFLLIAGEPIGEPVVQCGPFVMNSQAEIDMAFDDYQNAKNGFEMAKC
- a CDS encoding RNI-like superfamily protein (RNI-like superfamily protein; CONTAINS InterPro DOMAIN/s: F-box domain, cyclin-like (InterPro:IPR001810), F-box domain, Skp2-like (InterPro:IPR022364), FBD-like (InterPro:IPR006566), Leucine-rich repeat 2 (InterPro:IPR013101); BEST Arabidopsis thaliana protein match is: F-box/RNI-like superfamily protein (TAIR:AT3G59210.4); Has 1688 Blast hits to 1636 proteins in 25 species: Archae - 0; Bacteria - 0; Metazoa - 0; Fungi - 0; Plants - 1688; Viruses - 0; Other Eukaryotes - 0 (source: NCBI BLink).), encoding MNSKKLNIGPKDIINSLPEALIYHILSFLSTKEAAITSLLSRKWRYFFAFVPNLDFDDPVRMQPDMGNQEETEIHTSFMDFVDRVLALRGNSHVNKFSLKCGNGVDGVGVTRWILNTLELSVSELDLSIASDTTYLFPSKVFVSKSLVRLRIEARNGLAFGSLVIDVGDVSLPKLKTLYLDSVELDYQIICLAKLLSGCHVLEELVMIDVVWNFWESCSASIPTLKRLTFFTEEGWNNPPPSVTFDNPALVYFEYTDTVALKYEKVNFDSLVEARLGLRVGYEESENPIQVPFGFPFPLIEYAMVGDATDLLMGIRNVQVLYLYASTVEVLTFRCKAIPIFNNLTRLTIESNTKVGWDSLPNLLKNCPNLKTLVFQGLLHKATDRCGDMCPCKPPENIHTCLSSSPVKVLEILKFGEINDKTELEQTKHFLELMPHLEQLNIYYDTSVDDNLVKVSKQLQEIPGVASAKCKVQVISDNLTLSVTLPSSSSI
- a CDS encoding RNI-like superfamily protein (RNI-like superfamily protein; CONTAINS InterPro DOMAIN/s: FBD (InterPro:IPR013596), FBD-like (InterPro:IPR006566), Leucine-rich repeat 2 (InterPro:IPR013101); BEST Arabidopsis thaliana protein match is: F-box/RNI-like superfamily protein (TAIR:AT3G49150.1); Has 1728 Blast hits to 1678 proteins in 25 species: Archae - 0; Bacteria - 0; Metazoa - 0; Fungi - 0; Plants - 1728; Viruses - 0; Other Eukaryotes - 0 (source: NCBI BLink).); the encoded protein is MDDICCKDIISDLPEALICHLLSFVPTKEAALTSLLSEKWRYLFAFAPILDFDDSVWMQSPLVYMNEVHRKFMDFVDRVLGLQGNSTLVRFSLNCRNGIDRECIFRWISNVIERGVSDLDLGGNFVSNRSMPSSVFVSKSLVKLRIRTENCTIIDLEDVFLPKLKTLDLSSIWFRDGDTCLLKLISGCQVLEDLTMSDLWWDGYWNRSMSSKTLKRLTVHCSDWDRSPGSISFDTPNLVYFEYFDLVADKYEVVNFDSLVEASIGLRMRHHQRAHASYGDLVVNATNLFMGISNVRILQLFSNALEVLTFCCAPIPVFKKLIHLTVETDKDVGWESLPALLKNCPNLETLVFKGLHHRSTSKCQDTDGCLCKSSKDIRSCLSSSPVKVLKILKFGEVASYFGDEEKQLELVKYFLETMPNLEQMILHYNTRISEGVKSQLDWLVPRVSSSKCSVQLICDNAPTYPFYGGIICDNFITPAPTYPFFGDPLHGMVIPYMGDQPHFI
- a CDS encoding pirin carboxy-terminal region protein is translated as MLKKNQNPSYTVNLKAIEGNRSVNELVDQYGPFVMNPQVEIDMTIEDIHNVKDGFANGQWLV